DNA from Pseudomonas mendocina:
GTAGAAGCCAGCTGCTTCGCGCTCGGACAGTTGAACCATCTTCGAAGCTACGACACGCAGGCCGGCCTTTTCGAAACGGGAGGTGATCTCACCGATGACGTTCTTGGCAACGGCGTCAGGCTTGATGATGGAGAAAGTACGTTGAACGGCCATGTGAAGCTCCAGAAACTATGGGTTAAAGCGAAAAATTAAACCCGCGAATTATACGCGGGTTCCGGTCAAAAGCGTAGGGCGTGCGCCCTGAGGCGCCTGAGCTCAATCGTTTTCTTCGATCCACGCCGCCTGGATCGCCTCGAGCACCTTCTCACCACCACGCTGCGGGTCGTCGGAAAACTCCGGCAGAGCCAGCACCCAGCTACGCAGATCGACGAAATTCACATAGCGCGGATCGACATCCGGCTTCTGCTCACTCAACTGGATGGCGATTTCCAATAC
Protein-coding regions in this window:
- the iscX gene encoding Fe-S cluster assembly protein IscX, with translation MSLKWVDVLEIAIQLSEQKPDVDPRYVNFVDLRSWVLALPEFSDDPQRGGEKVLEAIQAAWIEEND